The proteins below are encoded in one region of Polynucleobacter sp. AP-Nino-20-G2:
- a CDS encoding TonB-dependent receptor yields the protein MKYRFTPKPLATLFIAPVAVAWAQIAPPPNYDQRLSDVVVNATRSGTPLDQMPLNTTILTKETLEIAPDQTIDQVLKNVPGVFLNDVPYYQKDPTGQSINVRGLGYGRTLVLIDGLPANDAFYGTVQWNLVPMSSIESVEFVRGGVSSLWGNYGMGGVININTKTPKNSSQDVTASYGSFATGNVSASKDLIVSDGMQMRFSADYFSSEGFQNYATISPGSPSNIKNGMGTDAVKNSNVRLQNYFKPSQDTNGFLRLGYSTMADLSNNYAIAPNLIQTTDVASGSTTQLDTNKKVQVNAYYQATNFYKQTANNLTVAPYKPYINANYTDPYSTLGASAQYTHDVDVAGIDQYIVGVDARNISASNQTNNLAASGVVNSVNYAQGQQNFYGLLGQLKSRASAIPIEATLGARVDSWTSQTPTYYNANSGAAPTYQGVPNKSKTQLSPSLGLVYKATADWDLRSAVYQAFHAPSMNNTLRSYGSSVGGWYLANPNLTPETMTGYEIGADYRWKSGFAQFTAFNNYINNAITSYKITSANSAFANSLCSASGISGCVSNVSGSGYTNVNYYTNQQNLLSRGLELQYHHDLNPHWGIDAGYSYTRTVLTWSATSDPINTQVGGVPKNMANAGLTYYPVPQASLTGTVRYVGNSWMSTGSLPVPAYAVIGLKANYQVTPQASIFAAVVNLLNRQYVTFNIASQASAYQSGMPQAITVGARMNF from the coding sequence TTGAAGTATAGGTTTACTCCAAAGCCATTGGCTACCCTGTTCATCGCCCCAGTTGCTGTGGCTTGGGCTCAGATTGCGCCTCCGCCAAATTACGATCAGCGCCTAAGCGATGTGGTTGTCAATGCCACTCGTTCGGGCACTCCCTTGGATCAGATGCCGCTCAATACGACCATCTTGACCAAAGAGACGCTTGAGATTGCTCCCGATCAAACGATTGATCAAGTCCTCAAGAATGTCCCCGGCGTATTTTTGAATGATGTGCCGTATTACCAAAAGGACCCTACAGGTCAAAGTATTAACGTGCGCGGCCTAGGTTACGGACGCACTCTAGTATTAATCGATGGCTTGCCTGCAAATGATGCTTTTTATGGGACGGTGCAGTGGAATCTAGTGCCCATGTCCTCGATTGAGTCTGTAGAGTTTGTGCGTGGCGGTGTTTCAAGCCTGTGGGGGAACTACGGTATGGGTGGTGTGATCAACATCAATACCAAGACGCCAAAGAATAGCTCTCAAGATGTGACTGCTAGCTATGGATCATTTGCCACTGGGAATGTATCAGCCTCTAAAGATTTGATTGTTTCAGACGGGATGCAAATGCGTTTTTCTGCGGACTATTTCTCGAGTGAGGGATTCCAGAATTACGCGACAATCTCTCCAGGCTCGCCCAGCAATATCAAAAATGGCATGGGTACAGATGCTGTCAAAAATTCCAATGTGCGGCTTCAGAATTATTTCAAGCCAAGCCAAGATACCAATGGATTTTTGCGCTTGGGCTATAGCACGATGGCCGATCTCAGCAATAACTATGCGATTGCCCCCAACTTAATACAAACCACTGATGTTGCTAGTGGATCTACTACGCAGCTCGATACCAATAAAAAAGTACAAGTGAATGCCTACTACCAGGCGACTAATTTTTATAAACAGACCGCCAATAATTTAACGGTGGCGCCATATAAACCCTATATCAACGCTAACTACACCGACCCTTATTCCACACTAGGCGCATCTGCTCAATACACGCATGATGTCGATGTTGCCGGTATTGATCAGTACATTGTTGGGGTAGATGCGCGCAATATCTCTGCATCTAATCAAACCAATAATCTGGCGGCAAGTGGCGTCGTGAATTCGGTCAACTATGCTCAAGGACAACAAAATTTCTATGGCTTGTTAGGGCAGTTGAAATCGAGAGCTTCTGCCATTCCGATTGAGGCAACTTTAGGTGCCCGGGTGGATTCGTGGACGAGTCAGACACCGACGTACTACAACGCTAACAGTGGGGCTGCCCCAACTTATCAAGGGGTGCCTAATAAGAGTAAGACTCAACTCAGCCCTTCCTTGGGTCTCGTATATAAGGCGACGGCGGATTGGGATTTGCGCAGCGCTGTATATCAAGCTTTTCATGCTCCCAGCATGAACAACACTCTACGTAGTTATGGGTCCTCGGTAGGCGGTTGGTATCTGGCCAACCCCAACTTAACGCCGGAAACAATGACGGGCTATGAGATTGGTGCTGACTATCGGTGGAAAAGTGGATTTGCGCAATTCACTGCATTTAACAATTACATTAATAACGCCATCACTAGTTACAAAATTACCTCTGCTAATTCCGCATTTGCGAATAGCTTATGCAGCGCCTCAGGAATTTCCGGATGCGTATCGAATGTGAGCGGCAGTGGCTACACCAATGTCAACTACTACACCAATCAGCAAAATTTATTGAGTCGTGGTTTAGAGCTGCAATATCACCACGATCTCAATCCGCATTGGGGTATAGATGCCGGTTATAGCTATACACGCACAGTGCTCACTTGGAGTGCCACTAGCGATCCAATCAACACCCAGGTTGGGGGTGTTCCTAAGAATATGGCAAACGCAGGCCTAACTTACTATCCAGTGCCACAAGCTAGTCTTACGGGAACAGTTCGGTATGTGGGTAATTCTTGGATGTCTACCGGCTCCTTGCCGGTGCCAGCCTATGCAGTAATTGGCTTAAAGGCGAATTACCAGGTGACTCCACAGGCGTCTATTTTTGCTGCGGTAGTGAATTTGCTCAATCGTCAGTACGTCACCTTTAATATCGCCTCTCAAGCTTCGGCTTATCAGTCCGGCATGCCGCAGGCAATTACCGTAGGCGCCCGAATGAATTTTTAA
- a CDS encoding c-type cytochrome → MKLTISAKATLVVAFFMAGLANAAPPDAAAGKAKAQTCFACHGESGISVSADIPNLAAQPSLSITYQLIQFRGQQRKGGAMEILAGALTDQDMRDIAAYYSALPAPLSKSGNSEKIAKGQQIASAQYCNSCHGAQFQGQKHIARLAGQSPEYLITQLKNIRSGARIDMDGTMGSAARGLSDEDIEALAAYAASLN, encoded by the coding sequence ATGAAGTTGACTATTAGTGCTAAGGCCACCCTTGTGGTGGCCTTTTTCATGGCAGGCCTAGCAAATGCCGCTCCACCGGATGCTGCCGCTGGAAAAGCAAAGGCCCAAACCTGTTTTGCGTGTCACGGTGAATCTGGAATTTCTGTCTCTGCTGATATTCCTAATTTGGCTGCTCAGCCATCTTTATCAATTACCTATCAGCTCATTCAATTTCGTGGGCAGCAGCGCAAGGGTGGTGCAATGGAGATTTTGGCGGGGGCTCTGACGGATCAGGATATGCGGGATATTGCCGCCTACTATTCAGCGTTGCCAGCACCTCTTTCGAAGTCGGGTAACTCTGAGAAGATTGCAAAGGGGCAGCAGATTGCAAGCGCTCAATATTGCAACTCTTGTCATGGAGCGCAGTTTCAGGGGCAAAAGCATATCGCTCGATTGGCGGGACAGTCTCCTGAATATCTCATTACTCAACTAAAGAACATTCGCTCCGGTGCACGTATCGATATGGATGGCACCATGGGGAGTGCGGCGCGTGGCTTGAGTGATGAAGACATTGAAGCTCTAGCAGCTTATGCCGCTTCGCTAAACTAA
- a CDS encoding sorbosone dehydrogenase family protein, producing the protein MQLKTIHSLMFAAGMAAATLAVAQAPAPAAAPASGIPPTWAQGRTADGMNPSLAPNPPGISAMPADEIPVNKLKVPAGFKVELWASGMPNGRSMTESANGTVFVGTRFTGNVYAVVTKDGKREVKTIAKGLHRPNGVAFANGSLYVAELSRIIRYDNIEQNLDNPPAPVVVFDALPKDEPHGWKFMKLSPDGQYLYFQIGTPANIVVPPSTHATIVRLNLKTNILETVATGVRNSVGMDFQPGSKELWFTNNGRDWVAEDKPGDTLNRLVRPKGMNFGYPHCHQGDFLDPEFGKGRSCDEFDKPVYNLGAHVAALGMRFYNGKQFPPEYKGNIFIAEHGSWNKTQRVGYQVVRVVLDSKNKVVKSEPFITGWLDGDKFWGRPVDVQMLKDGSMLVSDDETGAIFRVSYAK; encoded by the coding sequence ATGCAACTTAAGACAATCCATTCTCTGATGTTTGCAGCTGGCATGGCCGCTGCAACTCTCGCAGTGGCACAGGCACCAGCACCTGCCGCCGCTCCAGCTAGCGGCATTCCGCCAACTTGGGCTCAGGGCCGCACAGCAGATGGTATGAATCCATCTTTGGCACCTAACCCTCCTGGTATTTCCGCAATGCCAGCCGATGAGATTCCAGTCAATAAATTGAAGGTGCCAGCAGGATTCAAGGTTGAGCTGTGGGCATCTGGTATGCCAAATGGCCGTTCTATGACCGAATCCGCAAACGGCACAGTATTTGTAGGTACTCGCTTTACTGGAAATGTGTATGCGGTTGTAACAAAGGATGGCAAGCGCGAAGTCAAGACTATTGCCAAAGGATTGCATCGTCCAAACGGCGTGGCTTTTGCAAATGGCTCACTGTATGTGGCCGAGTTGTCACGCATCATTCGTTACGACAATATTGAGCAGAATTTAGATAATCCACCTGCACCAGTAGTTGTGTTTGATGCCCTTCCTAAGGATGAGCCTCATGGCTGGAAGTTCATGAAATTGAGTCCTGACGGCCAATATCTGTATTTCCAAATTGGCACGCCAGCCAATATCGTAGTTCCACCATCAACCCACGCAACGATTGTTCGTCTGAACTTGAAGACTAACATCTTGGAAACTGTAGCTACTGGTGTTCGTAATAGCGTTGGTATGGATTTCCAACCTGGTAGCAAGGAACTTTGGTTCACCAACAATGGCCGCGATTGGGTTGCTGAAGATAAGCCTGGCGATACATTGAATCGCTTGGTGCGACCTAAGGGTATGAACTTTGGTTACCCTCATTGCCATCAAGGCGACTTCTTGGATCCTGAGTTTGGTAAAGGCCGTTCATGCGATGAGTTTGATAAGCCAGTCTATAACTTAGGTGCGCACGTAGCGGCTTTGGGTATGCGTTTTTATAATGGCAAGCAATTTCCCCCTGAATACAAAGGCAATATCTTTATTGCAGAGCATGGCTCTTGGAATAAAACCCAACGCGTTGGATATCAAGTGGTACGCGTAGTGTTGGACTCTAAAAATAAGGTAGTCAAATCAGAGCCCTTTATCACTGGTTGGTTGGACGGTGACAAGTTCTGGGGGCGTCCAGTAGATGTGCAAATGTTGAAGGATGGTTCTATGTTGGTTTCTGATGATGAGACTGGCGCGATCTTCCGCGTTTCTTACGCCAAATGA
- a CDS encoding HdeD family acid-resistance protein gives MAELSVAQMKEIRAAVLGAAAKVPGALIGMGVLFIALGMIGVAGQTLFSFVTINVLGAFLIFGGALQFAHALKSSGWKSVSIQILLAILYIAAGIYTWAYPIPALEAITLWLAAIFFVTGALRLISAFQHRHFREWFWLVLSSAISILMGVLIMNGYPETSLWLPGLLIAIELLLQGWSLLFLGLAARSLTK, from the coding sequence ATGGCCGAATTATCAGTAGCTCAAATGAAAGAAATCCGCGCGGCAGTATTAGGTGCTGCAGCTAAAGTGCCAGGCGCACTCATCGGCATGGGCGTGCTATTTATTGCTTTGGGAATGATTGGTGTCGCAGGTCAGACATTATTTTCATTTGTGACAATTAATGTATTGGGTGCATTCTTGATCTTTGGTGGCGCTCTGCAATTTGCTCACGCACTTAAGTCATCTGGCTGGAAGAGTGTTTCCATTCAAATACTCTTGGCCATTCTGTATATTGCCGCCGGTATTTATACCTGGGCATACCCCATTCCGGCTTTAGAGGCTATTACGCTGTGGCTCGCCGCAATCTTTTTTGTGACTGGCGCACTACGTCTCATCTCTGCATTTCAGCACCGTCATTTCCGTGAGTGGTTTTGGTTGGTGTTGTCTTCTGCCATTTCTATCTTGATGGGCGTTTTGATCATGAACGGTTATCCAGAAACCAGTTTATGGTTGCCTGGACTCTTGATCGCAATTGAGTTGTTATTGCAAGGTTGGTCATTGCTGTTTCTTGGCTTGGCTGCGCGCTCATTAACGAAGTAA